AGTTTGCAGGCGTTAATCCCGACTCCTCCATCTCCATACAGCAAAAGCAACGGTATAGTAATTGGAGAGGGAGCGGCGATCCTTGTTTTAGAAAAGTTAGAGCATGCTTTGGAACGCGGAGCTTCTATTTTGGCAGAAGTGTTGGATTACGATTTATCTTCCGATGCGTACCATCAGACGGCACCGGACCCTGGGGGGAAGGGGCGCTGCGGTCTATGCAGGGTGCGTTAAGAAAAGCAAATGTTGAGAGTAACGTCATATCTTATATTAATGGGCACGGGACAGGTACCCCGGCTAATGATATGGCTGAACCGAAGGCAATTCTATCCTTGATTGGTGACAATAAGATACCGGTATCATCGACCAAATCCATGATTGGCCACATGTTGGGAGCAGGGGGAGCGGCTGAAGCCGTGACGAGTATTTTAGCCATTCAACACGGGTTTTTGCCCCCAACCATTAATTTTGATATAGAGAGTCAGAAATTTGATCTTGATTTCGTTCCGAATGAAGGAAGAGACGGGCATCTGGATTACGTCTTGTCGAACTCGTTTGCTTTTGGGGGGAACAATGCCAGCATTCTATTCCGGAAATATCAGGATGGAAAGGAACGGAGGGTGGAAAAGCCGGCGAAAAAAGTTGTCATCACGGGCATCGGGGCCCTGGCAGGAAACGCCGCCAACCTGGAGGAAGTCAAGGAATGCCTGCTTCAGGGGAAAAGCGGCGTCTCTACCATTGAAAAATGGGAAGCGGAATCTTCCTCTTGCTTGAAGGCCGGTCAAATCCCTGAATTAAATTTCCGGAAAATGATTCATCCCAATTTATTGCGTAAGATGGATACGATAAGCCGGAATGCGGTTGTATCCGCCAAAATGGCATTAGAACATGGGAAACTGAAGATTGACCGTGATAACAGGGAGAAAATTGGCATTATTTTTGCTACGAGTACTGGCCCTATTGAAACCGTGGAAAGTTTTAACCGGATTATTATACAAGAAGGGGTAAAATCAGCAAACGCGAAATTATTCCCAAATACAGTCATGAATGCGGCCGCCGGCCATATTTCATTAAATTTTAAAGTGAAAGGCCCTACATCAACGGTTTCGTGCGGCAATGTATCCGGGATCAGTGCCCTGTATTACGCCTATTCTTTGATTCAATCCAGTGATTACGATACGTTTATCGTTGTGGCTTCGGATGAAGTGAATAAACCGATCGTAGAGGGACATTCCAAAATTAACAGATTCTTAACATCAGACGAAATTCAACCGTTTGACTCGAATAGAAGCGGGACGATTCTCGGAGAAGGCAGTGTTGCTTTTATAATAGAAAGCGAGGAAGCGGCCTTAAGAAGAAATGCAGCTATTTTGGCAGAGCTCAAAGGGTTCGGGTTAACGTCAGATGACAGCAAAATCGGAAGTATGAACCATACGGGGGAAGCCTGGAAAACATCTATGGAAATGGCCATGAGCGAAGCGGCAGTATCTGCTGGTGATATCGGATATATTGGTGCAGCTGCTAATGGACATCCTTACTTTGACAGTGTGGAAGAAAGGGTCATTCAAGACATATTCGGGAACAAGGTGCCTGTGAGTGCTTCAAAGTCAGTATTTGGCGAAACCTTTGCCAGTTCAGGACTTCTTTCATTGATTAGCGCTTTATGTGCTTTCGACGGAAAAATTCCTCCTACCCAAAATGTAACCTCCCATAACGGAAGAATTGACCTTGTCACTGAACAAGCCCGTGATGCCGAGATTGACCATGCTTTAATCAGTACGTATTCTTATGGAGGCAATTACAATACCGTCGTAATCGGAAAGTACGGACAATGAAACTATATAAACAGTTTTATTCTCTCTATTAAGCAAATTGTTCTCAAGTATAAAAATGTAATTCTGTTTTTATTTTAACATAAAAACCAAAATTTTAATGTTACTATAATTGTCAAAAAGATTAATAATTTTATAATAAATACAATGTTAAAATAAGGCCCTAAATAATTTAAGAGGAGAGAGGGAAATGAAGAAAAAGTTTTATTTTAGTCTTGTTTTTATTTTTACTTTAGCATCAGCAGCAATTGGCCATGCAGCCTATGCTTATGGCGGTGCAGGATTAAGCAGCTACAATCGTTTTGAAGTTAAAGATAACCGTTCGGCAAAAGATTTTAAAGAAGACAGAAAAACAGCAGAAAAGTGGGGGAAAAGGAATATAAAGCCTGGGAAAAAAAACTAAGGGCAAATGAAAAGGAACTCGTTAAAGAGTATACGGCCAATGCCAAACCCTTTAATACTTATCTGCGGGCAAATGAAGGGAAATTGGGTTTTAAGCCGGAGATTGATAAAAAGATTCTGAAATTGGATGAAGCACTAAAAAAATCAAAGTTAAGTGAAACTGTACAGGTATACAGAGGTGATGACACTTCTATTTTCGGTAAAGAGTTTCAAAATTCTATATACCAGGGAAATAAAGTGAACAGAGAATTATTTAG
This Paenibacillus larvae subsp. larvae DNA region includes the following protein-coding sequences:
- a CDS encoding beta-ketoacyl synthase N-terminal-like domain-containing protein, with product MQGALRKANVESNVISYINGHGTGTPANDMAEPKAILSLIGDNKIPVSSTKSMIGHMLGAGGAAEAVTSILAIQHGFLPPTINFDIESQKFDLDFVPNEGRDGHLDYVLSNSFAFGGNNASILFRKYQDGKERRVEKPAKKVVITGIGALAGNAANLEEVKECLLQGKSGVSTIEKWEAESSSCLKAGQIPELNFRKMIHPNLLRKMDTISRNAVVSAKMALEHGKLKIDRDNREKIGIIFATSTGPIETVESFNRIIIQEGVKSANAKLFPNTVMNAAAGHISLNFKVKGPTSTVSCGNVSGISALYYAYSLIQSSDYDTFIVVASDEVNKPIVEGHSKINRFLTSDEIQPFDSNRSGTILGEGSVAFIIESEEAALRRNAAILAELKGFGLTSDDSKIGSMNHTGEAWKTSMEMAMSEAAVSAGDIGYIGAAANGHPYFDSVEERVIQDIFGNKVPVSASKSVFGETFASSGLLSLISALCAFDGKIPPTQNVTSHNGRIDLVTEQARDAEIDHALISTYSYGGNYNTVVIGKYGQ
- a CDS encoding ADP-ribosyltransferase codes for the protein MGEKEYKAWEKKLRANEKELVKEYTANAKPFNTYLRANEGKLGFKPEIDKKILKLDEALKKSKLSETVQVYRGDDTSIFGKEFQNSIYQGNKVNRELFRKLRDEYQGKIRTEYGYLSTSIVSNQQFAMRPVLTTLKVPKGAHAGYVDKISQYKGQYELLLPRNTKYKIDKMYIIVNKGSETIKIEATVQP